The segment TGAACGGTACTGTTGCCGGAATCCTGGTGAAGCTTCAGGATCTTCCTTCCGTTCAGCACGTGCATCTCGACGCCATGGAATAGAGGCTTCGTGATAGGATAGTCACGTTCAAGGAGAAAAACACAACTATGGTCATTATCGAAATGGACAACGGCGCACAGATCAAGATCGAACTTGACGAGAAAGCCGCTCCGATCACAACCGCCAACTTCAAGAAACTCGTAAACAAGGGCTTCTATGACGGCTTAACGTTTCATCGCATCATCAAGGGCTTCATGATTCAGGGCGGCGACCCGCTGGGCAACGGCATGGGCGGCAGCGACGAAGAAATCGTCGGCGAATTCGCAGCCAATGGCCATCCGAACCCTATCAAGCACAAGCGCGGAACCATCTCCATGGCCCGTGCCATGGATCCCAACTCCGCCTCTTCGCAGTTCTTCATCATGCACCAGGATGCGGATTACCTCGACGGCCAGTACGCAGCGTTCGGCCACGTTGTCGAAGGAATGGATGTCGTCGACGCCATTGCCTCCGTCAAGACGGATCTGCGTGATCGTCCCCTGACGCCGGTCGTCATGAAAAAAGTCTGGATCGAAGAGTAACCCAGACTTTTCCAATTCTCTGTTATTTCTGCGGCACAGTGCCCTCCGGCACGCCGCTTTTTTTATTCTGCCTGCTTGATCCCAAGCGATTCCAATGCGATTAACGCTGCACCCAATGATCCGCACACCTGCGCATCCGGTGACACGCGCACCTCTGCATTCAGCTTCTTCGAGAGGCATTCAACGACACCCTGATTCTGAGCTACGCCGCCTGTCATCATAAATACCGGTCCCCCACTGGAACGGGATACAAGGCCAGCCGTCTTCTCGGCAATCGCCTTGTTCAGGCCATGGATGATATCCTCCACCGCAACGTTTTCCGCCACGAGGCTTACAACTTCCGACTCCGCAAACACGGTGCACATCGAAGAGATCATCACATCCTTCTTCCACTGCAAACCTTTCTCACTCATCTGCGGCATCGTCAGTCCCATCGCCTGCGCCTGCATCTCCAGAAATCTCCCGGTACCTGCAGCGCACTTATCATTCATGACGAAGTTCTTCACCCTGCCGTCTTCATCGATACAG is part of the Galactobacillus timonensis genome and harbors:
- a CDS encoding peptidylprolyl isomerase, with translation MVIIEMDNGAQIKIELDEKAAPITTANFKKLVNKGFYDGLTFHRIIKGFMIQGGDPLGNGMGGSDEEIVGEFAANGHPNPIKHKRGTISMARAMDPNSASSQFFIMHQDADYLDGQYAAFGHVVEGMDVVDAIASVKTDLRDRPLTPVVMKKVWIEE